A single Montipora foliosa isolate CH-2021 chromosome 7, ASM3666993v2, whole genome shotgun sequence DNA region contains:
- the LOC138011048 gene encoding uncharacterized protein has protein sequence MTRLNLAVIFWCLWFARVTHSKGQHGPNANGNGGSNAHGQPEIENSKSVRSTTSPSIHPAPKCVGQNVFFPISGLPVIDRKVLGHVIWTQSVLSEIQCEDQCLRFPDCSGYNYQYSGRTGQKACELMSEIGANLTVSKGYVFRGFERKKFQRTLLGSQQCDDQT, from the exons ATGACGCGGCTTAATCTTGCAG TTATTTTTTGGTGTCTGTGGTTCGCCAGAGTGACGCATTCAAAAG gtCAACATGGGCCTAACGCTAATG GTAATGGGGGATCTAATGCTCATg GACAACCAGAAATAGAAAATAGCAAGAGCGTCAGATCGACAACCAGTCCTTCAATTCATCCAGCCCCAAAATGTGTTGGccaaaatgtattttttccaATTAGCGGATTGCCTGTCATAGACCGCAAGGTTTTGGGTCACGTGATTTGGACTCAGTCTGTTCTCTCAGAGATTCAGTGTGAGGATCAATGCCTGCGATTTCCTGATTGTTCGGGTTACAATTATCAGTACTCAGGGAGGACGGGACAGAAGGCCTGCGAGCTGATGAGCGAGATTGGAGCGAATCTAACGGTCTCTAAAGGATATGTCTTTCGAGGTTTTGAGCGGAAAAAATTTCAACGC ACTCTGTTGGGATCTCAGCAATGTGATGACCAAACATGA